A genomic region of Drosophila kikkawai strain 14028-0561.14 chromosome X, DkikHiC1v2, whole genome shotgun sequence contains the following coding sequences:
- the Nup153 gene encoding nuclear pore complex protein Nup153 isoform X1, whose product MSDPEDGQKVQRGPGTKARPAPLQAATPNQLHPLTPLKEVHEQEEEEEETAGASNNNTIMGKMKKRLSILPAALSGWFSPSSKPDAAASSPQQELHRQPNGCTKRKRGRRRIVLAEADAEADDVDDGSDARGLNYEEVALADNITEHDLAAEDEQTRRSEYNVFLLRRQRDALAATGGEEDDVEEDDVEEDVEEEECDEEDEDDVHGQVAKRQRLKMETTVSLPQMRRMPLSSSTPAASLVPASVSVGGARSNNNQLAPHRRTHLNLYQNQRNREPAFNFFTGNEAAAEGTTGDLPQSNRRSLNIPFGIVAGGGGGGSTISSATSRNNSSLSLSSLPNHKRPPLMMGKRPELRDRNLINSSGDRQHDLIINNNNNVEKPSRQIDLGSGGTTAPSGGGDSNSESDHVELNFHDNGDAHHNHNNSHLEFYGNLQSTKSLFNRTNAQPTLHNSTWSLNSLSNRRTFNASIYGSTSALSDSRLLSHRGSAASSASSSSSPFYQGPTAFGGNSANNRFFNRSSSAAPSSNSNSLLGNNSRFSMPGIGSGSIGMKPTEMRFNNPAETSGSSSAISKTTHRILHLLDRYSTPLIDVKRMGSVLKEHQSSRKMRNSAPAGSPYSLPRNSTSITGSLQSPVADLAELRSNKLLLPTMQQLLERRCLNRVTTNTRNLMQMPKQSVPVAEGTDTVVKAATKTVPSSVSAATPVVDQPSSHSHRSYKMRSKLSHQAQGRSKEVREEEAPPPPLDLPQISFPDMASTPKFDLVIGKTPGSHKADVPTTTVSKDNNSNTNNTLKKTNFLVNPQPINDVSLAANGASVTAAKRSFTFETPTPLSFNSQNTSAAQLNVIKRGFVFSAPIPLDAESKQVKAAMNGLPPQGFGEQFKKSGKEWDCDVCMVRNKAEAGKCVACETSKPGGVKASPAATTTLFEQFKKSSKEWDCEVCMVRNKVEVGKCVACETPKPKATALAAPSPLPPIVPIGGGFGDRFKKSSTAWECEACMVTNNEADSKCIACMTPRKAAMPTTKINNFPMTSVSGVGFGDAFKLKTGQWECQTCMVMNESTALECVACQTANPRLGSSEPSSSSSSSSSSSASSSTASAPASPRAANSVTSSTSFKFGFTPGTVAAVAPKQDAGFQQLVAAQKTASWNCDACLAQNEMSRNKCLCCEQLKPGSSPTSTTSTKSSGLTVPGGGSSVPKFTFGFAPVQPSKTGFTKEETKATTATSSTEETDAAAAPAPASALTQPFAFGAPPTLSSASSSTATTTTATISSTPALGGFSFGAPSSSSSTVSSSSANSMPVAKPMFSLSGAGGTASAVSSTSSSQQPASKTEAFGFGVSNAITTTTTSSTGFSLKPSATPATALQFAVIPASAADPAPAPAAAAAVAPSFSFGNPPKTVSTPAAAGTFFFGQPLASTSAPPAVNAGVSSIFGSTAAVSTSISTAAASSVSPNSTAVVAPSNPQPFSFGTATKKPEETTTAKPFVFGSGGLGATTTTTTTMPSFGWPSNGATGMNSSTSSGGSSAVTSTAAVSSSQGIMMTQPIFASSSAMFGAPSSITSSSSSSSLFGSTATTAAATPAAVSLGGNGGLATVFGNVGNSMVAPVATPAATLATAASGPLANIFGNPTAIAAPASSSSSSTSAFGSGSGGFGQGAAAATTPALGQGGGSTKPAFNFGGAVAATATQSSGAPFNFGSSTAAAAKPTFNFTGSVTTASTPQAGAFTFTANPTAGPLAAGDAQGIFRFGAPSAAAEIGGAGLAGPGEAAASTSSFAIGGVPPMFNLSYATPQTEMQLQSASRPVCPKFADGSSQGAYSYAPPAAPVEMASQSAAKVAAVQAAIKIKLSNAMKRKVEEEKERGPQLLEMERLRKQSLINKYRYVRGVKSAAAAAAAAPRPPPPPEVVKTAVASASASQVTGVRLPFFNRNISIRNNNNRSQDAPQNISWEDSNNRVASATQPQWTGSGTAPATGANRRSLFKYVRCDTKATTGRRFSTD is encoded by the exons ATGTCAGACCCTGAGGATGGTCAAAAAGTGCAGCGCGGTCCTGGGACCAAAGCTAGACCGGCACCCTTGCAAGCGGCGACGCCAAACCAGTTGCATCCCTTGACGCCGTTGAAGGAGGTGCACGAacaggaggaagaggaggaggagaccgCGGgagccagcaacaacaac ACCATCATGGGCAAGATGAAGAAGCGTTTGAGCATTCTGCCCGCCGCGCTAAGCGGTTGGTTCTCACCCTCATCGAAACCGGATGCTGCAGCCTCCTCCCCGCAACAGGAGCTGCACCGCCAACCCAACGGATGCACCAAACGAAAACGCGGTCGCCGTCGCATCGTCCTGGCCGAGGCAGATGCTGAGGCCGACGACGTGGACGATGGCAGCGATGCCAGGGGCCTCAACTACGAAGAGGTGGCTCTGGCCGATAATATAACCGAACATGACCTGGCCGCCGAGGATGAGCAGACGCGGCGAAGCGAGTACAATGTGTTTCTGCTACGCAGACAGCGGGATGCTCTCGCTGCGACTGGCGGCGAGGAGGATGATGTGGAGGAGGACGATGTCGAGGAAgatgtggaggaggaggaatgcgacgaggaggacgaagaCGATGTACATGGACAGGTGGCGAAGCGTCAACGTCTGAAG ATGGAGACCACTGTCAGCTTACCTCAAATGCGTCGCATGCCCTTGAGTTCATCCACGCCCGCTGCTTCTCTGGTGCCCGCATCCGTGTCTGTGGGTGGCGCTCGGAGCAATAACAACCAGTTAGCTCCACACCGTCGCACCCACCTAAATTTATATCAAAATCAGCGAAACCGCGAACCAGCATTTAACTTCTTCACCGGCAACGAAGCTGCCGCCGAGGGGACTACCGGCGATTTGCCTCAAAG TAACCGGCGTTCACTGAACATACCTTTTGGGATCGtcgccggcggcggcggcggcggcagtacCATCAGCAGCGCCACTAGccgcaacaacagcagctTATCCCTCTCCAGCCTGCCCAATCACAAGCGACCTCCGCTGATGATGGGCAAACGTCCTGAGCTTCGTGACCGGAACCTTATCAATTCTAGTGGCGATCGTCAGCACGATCTCattataaacaacaacaataatgtGGAGAAGCCAAGCAGACAAATTGATTTGGGTTCTGGTGGCACAACCGCCCCTAGCGGCGGAGGAGACTCAAACTCCGAGAGCGATCACGTTGAACTTAACTTCCACGACAACGGGGATGCTCaccacaaccacaacaacagccactTGGAGTTTTACGGTAACCTGCAGAGTACTAAATCTCTATTCAATAGAACCAACGCCCAGCCCACTCTGCACAATTCCACGTGGTCCCTGAATTCACTGAGCAATCGGCGGACATTCAACGCATCGATATACGGCAGCACCTCGGCCCTGAGCGACAGTCGCCTGCTAAGTCACAGGGGCTCAGCAGCATCCTCCGCCAGTTCATCAAGCTCACCCTTTTACCAAGGACCCACTGCCTTTGGCGGCAACTCGGCAAATAATCGCTTCTTTAATCGCAGTTCATCGGCCGCCCCctcctccaactccaactccctGCTGGGTAACAATTCTCGCTTCAGTATGCCGGGCATCGGATCTGGTAGTATTGGCATGAAGCCAACAGAAATGCGCTTTAATAATCCTGCAGAGACAAGTGGTAGTAGCTCCGCCATATCGAAAACCACGCATCGCATCCTTCACCTGCTGGACAGGTACTCCACGCCGCTGATTGATGTCAAGCGCATGGGCAGTGTCCTCAAGGAGCACCAGAGCAGTCGCAAGATGCGCAATAGTGCGCCAGCAGGCAGTCCCTATTCTCTGCCTCGCAATTCGACGAGTATAACTGGATCCTTGCAGAGTCCTGTTGCCGATTTGGCGGAGCTGCGCTCGAACAAATTACTATTGCCCACaatgcagcagctgctggaacGCCGGTGTCTGAACCGGGTGACTACCAACACGCGCAATTTGATGCAGATGCCCAAACAGAGTGTCCCAGTAGCGGAGGGCACTGACACAGTGGTAAAGGCTGCAACAAAAACGGTGCCATCATCGGTGTCCGCGGCGACGCCGGTTGTGGATCAACCGTCCAGCCATAGTCATCGTTCGTACAAGATGCGTTCAAAGCTCTCACACCAGGCGCAGGGGCGAAGCAAGGAGGTGCGCGAGGAGGAGGCCCCTCCACCTCCGCTGGATCTTCCCCAGATCAGTTTCCCGGACATGGCCAGTACGCCCAAGTTCGATCTGGTTATTGGGAAGACCCCCGGATCCCACAAGGCCGACGTCCCAACGACAACGGTAAGCAAGGACAACAACAGTAATACCAACAACACCTTAAAAAAGACCAACTTTCTGGTCAATCCGCAACCGATAAACGATGTTAGCCTTGCAGCGAATGGAGCAAGTGTCACGGCAGCCAAACGTAGCTTTACCTTCGAAACACCAACGCCACTATCGTTCAACTCGCAGAATACCTCTGCGGCCCAGCTTAATGTTATTAAACGTGGCTTTGTCTTCTCAGCGCCGATTCCTCTTGATGCCGAATCAAAGCAAGTAAAGGCGGCGATGAATGGCCTACCACCGCAGGGCTTCGGTGAACAATTCAAGAAATCGGGCAAAGAATGGGACTGTGATGTGTGTATGGTGCGTAATAAGGCCGAGGCTGGCAAGTGTGTGGCCTGCGAGACGTCTAAACCGGGTGGGGTCAAGGCTTCTCCAGCGGCAACAACTACTCTCTTTGAACAATTCAAGAAATCGAGCAAGGAATGGGACTGCGAGGTGTGTATGGTGCGTAACAAGGTCGAGGTTGGGAAGTGCGTGGCCTGCGAGACGCCCAAACCAAAAGCAACTGCTCTGGCAGCTCCATCTCCCTTGCCTCCGATTGTGCCCATTGGTGGAGGCTTTGGAGATCGTTTTAAGAAGTCGTCGACTGCCTGGGAGTGCGAGGCCTGCATGGTCACCAATAATGAGGCGGACAGCAAGTGCATTGCTTGCATGACTCCACGGAAGGCGGCGATGCCAACAACGAAGATTAACAATTTCCCAATGACATCGGTGTCCGGTGTTGGTTTTGGGGATGCCTTTAAGCTCAAGACCGGTCAGTGGGAGTGCCAGACTTGCATGGTGATGAATGAATCAACTGCCTTGGAGTGCGTGGCCTGCCAGACTGCAAATCCCCGTCTTGGCAGCTCTGAGCCATCCTCGAGCTCATCCTCATCTTCGTCTTCCTCGGCGTCCTCTTCAACGGCGTCGGCACCAGCCTCACCGCGCGCCGCCAACAGTGTCACCTCCAGCACCAGTTTTAAGTTTGGCTTCACCCCTggaactgttgctgctgttgcgccCAAGCAGGATGCTGGTTTCCAGCAGCTGGTGGCTGCCCAAAAGACCGCCAGTTGGAATTGCGATGCATGCTTGGCCCAGAACGAAATGTCGCGCAACAAGTGCCTCTGTTGTGAGCAGCTTAAGCCCGGCAGCAGTCCCACCAGTACTACCAGTACCAAGAGCAGCGGCCTGACGGTTCCTGGAGGCGGCAGTTCGGTACCAAAGTTTACTTTTGGATTTGCCCCTGTCCAGCCATCAAAAACTGGCTTCACCAAGGAGGAAACAAAGGCAACGACGGCCACTTCAAGCACAGAGGAAAcggatgcagcagcagctccagctccggcaTCAGCTCTAACCCAGCCGTTTGCATTTGGAGCGCCACCTACTTTAAGCTCTGCCAGCTCAAGCACCGCCACgaccaccaccgccaccatTAGCAGCACTCCGGCTTTAGGTGGCTTTAGCTTTGGTGCTCcatcttcctcctcctcgacGGTGTCCAGCTCTAGCGCCAACTCAATGCCTGTTGCCAAGCCCATGTTCAGCTTATCGGGAGCGGGAGGAACTGCTAGCGCCGTGAGCAGCACCAGTAGTAGCCAGCAGCCGGCATCCAAGACAGAGGCTTTTGGCTTTGGTGTCAGCAATGCCATAACGACGACCACCACCTCATCGACAGGCTTTTCCCTAAAGCCATCAGCAACCCCAGCGACAGCCCTACAGTTTGCTGTCATTCCAGCATCTGCTGCGGatccagctccagcaccagctgcagctgcagctgtaGCTCCTAGCTTTAGCTTTGGCAATCCACCGAAAACAGTGTCAACTCCAGCCGCCGCCGGTACCTTCTTCTTTGGCCAGCCACTGGCGAGCACTTCAGCGCCACCCGCAGTCAATGCCGGCGTCAGCTCAATTTTCggatcaacagcagcagtcagcaccagcatcagcacaGCAGCCGCCAGCTCAGTCAGCCCCAATAGTACTGCCGTCGTGGCCCCATCTAATCCACAGCCGTTTAGCTTTGGAACAGCTACTAAGAAACCCGAGGAGACGACAACGGCAAAGCCCTTTGTCTTTGGCTCCGGCGGATTGGGagcaacaacgacgacgacgacgacaatgCCTAGCTTTGGCTGGCCCAGTAATGGAGCCACGGGGATgaacagcagcaccagcagcggcggcagcagtgCAGTCACCAGCACAGCGGCGGTGTCATCCTCACAGGGTATTATGATGACCCAGCCTATATTTGCCAGCAGCAGTGCTATGTTTGGAGCTCCCAGCAGCattaccagcagcagcagcagcagctcactATTCGGTTCGACGGCCACAACAGCGGCAGCCACTCCGGCGGCTGTTAGCTTGGGTGGAAACGGAGGTCTTGCCACCGTCTTTGGAAATGTGGGTAACTCCATGGTGGCGCCCGTAGCCACACCAGCTGCAACGCTTGCGACTGCTGCCTCGGGGCCGCTGGCCAATATCTTTGGCAATCCCACGGCCATTGCCGCGCCagcttcatcatcatcatcgtcaacATCGGCGTTTGGAAGCGGCAGTGGAGGATTTGGACAAGGCGCTGCTGCAGCCACGACCCCGGCATTGGGCCAGGGAGGAGGATCAACGAAGCCTGCATTTAACTTTGGAGGAGCAGTAGCTGCCACGGCAACT CAGTCCTCCGGTGCTCCATTCAACTTTGGCTCCAGCACTGCGGCAGCCGCCAAGCCAACATTCAATTTTACGGGTTCGGTAACGACGGCCTCTACACCGCAGGCGGGCGCATTTACCTTCACGGCAAATCCAACGGCCGGTCCTCTAGCAGCCGGCGAT GCCCAGGGTATCTTTCGGTTTGGTGCTCCATCAGCGGCGGCGGAAATAGGAGGAGCGGGATTAGCGGGACCGGGAGAAGCCGCtgcctccacctcctcctttGCAATTGGCGGTGTGCCGCCGATGTTCAATTTAAGCTACGCAACGCCGCAAACAGAGATGCAG CTTCAATCAGCCAGCCGGCCAGTCTGCCCAAAATTCGCAGATGGTTCGTCGCAAGGTGCGTACTCCTATGCGCCGCCTGCCGCCCCGGTAGAAATGGCATCGCAATCGGCCGCCAAGGTAGCTGCTGTTCAGGccgccataaaaataaaattgtcgAATGCGATGAAGAggaaggtggaggaggagaaggagcgaGGGCCGCAGCTGCTGGAGATGGAGCGGCTTCGAAAGCAGAGTCTGATTAACAAGTACCGTTATGTGCGGGGAGTAaaaagtgcagcagcagcagcagcagcagcaccaagaccaccaccaccaccagaaGTAGTCAAAACAGCAGTAGCCTCCGCATCAGCATCCCAGGTGACAGGTGTTCGACTTCCTTTTTTCAATAGGAACATCAGCatcagaaacaacaacaaccgaaGCCAAGATGCTCCCCAGAATATCAGCTGGGAAGACAGCAACAACCGGGTGGCATCGGCCACACAACCGCAGTGGACGGGAAGTGGAACTGCCCCCGCTACTGGAGCCAATCGACGCAGTCTCTTCAAGTATGTGCGATGCGACACTAAAGCGACGACGGGAAGACGCTTCTCAACTGactga
- the Nup153 gene encoding nuclear pore complex protein Nup153 isoform X6, whose translation MNGLPPQGFGEQFKKSGKEWDCDVCMVRNKAEAGKCVACETSKPGGVKASPAATTTLFEQFKKSSKEWDCEVCMVRNKVEVGKCVACETPKPKATALAAPSPLPPIVPIGGGFGDRFKKSSTAWECEACMVTNNEADSKCIACMTPRKAAMPTTKINNFPMTSVSGVGFGDAFKLKTGQWECQTCMVMNESTALECVACQTANPRLGSSEPSSSSSSSSSSSASSSTASAPASPRAANSVTSSTSFKFGFTPGTVAAVAPKQDAGFQQLVAAQKTASWNCDACLAQNEMSRNKCLCCEQLKPGSSPTSTTSTKSSGLTVPGGGSSVPKFTFGFAPVQPSKTGFTKEETKATTATSSTEETDAAAAPAPASALTQPFAFGAPPTLSSASSSTATTTTATISSTPALGGFSFGAPSSSSSTVSSSSANSMPVAKPMFSLSGAGGTASAVSSTSSSQQPASKTEAFGFGVSNAITTTTTSSTGFSLKPSATPATALQFAVIPASAADPAPAPAAAAAVAPSFSFGNPPKTVSTPAAAGTFFFGQPLASTSAPPAVNAGVSSIFGSTAAVSTSISTAAASSVSPNSTAVVAPSNPQPFSFGTATKKPEETTTAKPFVFGSGGLGATTTTTTTMPSFGWPSNGATGMNSSTSSGGSSAVTSTAAVSSSQGIMMTQPIFASSSAMFGAPSSITSSSSSSSLFGSTATTAAATPAAVSLGGNGGLATVFGNVGNSMVAPVATPAATLATAASGPLANIFGNPTAIAAPASSSSSSTSAFGSGSGGFGQGAAAATTPALGQGGGSTKPAFNFGGAVAATATQSSGAPFNFGSSTAAAAKPTFNFTGSVTTASTPQAGAFTFTANPTAGPLAAGDAQGIFRFGAPSAAAEIGGAGLAGPGEAAASTSSFAIGGVPPMFNLSYATPQTEMQLQSASRPVCPKFADGSSQGAYSYAPPAAPVEMASQSAAKVAAVQAAIKIKLSNAMKRKVEEEKERGPQLLEMERLRKQSLINKYRYVRGVKSAAAAAAAAPRPPPPPEVVKTAVASASASQVTGVRLPFFNRNISIRNNNNRSQDAPQNISWEDSNNRVASATQPQWTGSGTAPATGANRRSLFKYVRCDTKATTGRRFSTD comes from the exons ATGAATGGCCTACCACCGCAGGGCTTCGGTGAACAATTCAAGAAATCGGGCAAAGAATGGGACTGTGATGTGTGTATGGTGCGTAATAAGGCCGAGGCTGGCAAGTGTGTGGCCTGCGAGACGTCTAAACCGGGTGGGGTCAAGGCTTCTCCAGCGGCAACAACTACTCTCTTTGAACAATTCAAGAAATCGAGCAAGGAATGGGACTGCGAGGTGTGTATGGTGCGTAACAAGGTCGAGGTTGGGAAGTGCGTGGCCTGCGAGACGCCCAAACCAAAAGCAACTGCTCTGGCAGCTCCATCTCCCTTGCCTCCGATTGTGCCCATTGGTGGAGGCTTTGGAGATCGTTTTAAGAAGTCGTCGACTGCCTGGGAGTGCGAGGCCTGCATGGTCACCAATAATGAGGCGGACAGCAAGTGCATTGCTTGCATGACTCCACGGAAGGCGGCGATGCCAACAACGAAGATTAACAATTTCCCAATGACATCGGTGTCCGGTGTTGGTTTTGGGGATGCCTTTAAGCTCAAGACCGGTCAGTGGGAGTGCCAGACTTGCATGGTGATGAATGAATCAACTGCCTTGGAGTGCGTGGCCTGCCAGACTGCAAATCCCCGTCTTGGCAGCTCTGAGCCATCCTCGAGCTCATCCTCATCTTCGTCTTCCTCGGCGTCCTCTTCAACGGCGTCGGCACCAGCCTCACCGCGCGCCGCCAACAGTGTCACCTCCAGCACCAGTTTTAAGTTTGGCTTCACCCCTggaactgttgctgctgttgcgccCAAGCAGGATGCTGGTTTCCAGCAGCTGGTGGCTGCCCAAAAGACCGCCAGTTGGAATTGCGATGCATGCTTGGCCCAGAACGAAATGTCGCGCAACAAGTGCCTCTGTTGTGAGCAGCTTAAGCCCGGCAGCAGTCCCACCAGTACTACCAGTACCAAGAGCAGCGGCCTGACGGTTCCTGGAGGCGGCAGTTCGGTACCAAAGTTTACTTTTGGATTTGCCCCTGTCCAGCCATCAAAAACTGGCTTCACCAAGGAGGAAACAAAGGCAACGACGGCCACTTCAAGCACAGAGGAAAcggatgcagcagcagctccagctccggcaTCAGCTCTAACCCAGCCGTTTGCATTTGGAGCGCCACCTACTTTAAGCTCTGCCAGCTCAAGCACCGCCACgaccaccaccgccaccatTAGCAGCACTCCGGCTTTAGGTGGCTTTAGCTTTGGTGCTCcatcttcctcctcctcgacGGTGTCCAGCTCTAGCGCCAACTCAATGCCTGTTGCCAAGCCCATGTTCAGCTTATCGGGAGCGGGAGGAACTGCTAGCGCCGTGAGCAGCACCAGTAGTAGCCAGCAGCCGGCATCCAAGACAGAGGCTTTTGGCTTTGGTGTCAGCAATGCCATAACGACGACCACCACCTCATCGACAGGCTTTTCCCTAAAGCCATCAGCAACCCCAGCGACAGCCCTACAGTTTGCTGTCATTCCAGCATCTGCTGCGGatccagctccagcaccagctgcagctgcagctgtaGCTCCTAGCTTTAGCTTTGGCAATCCACCGAAAACAGTGTCAACTCCAGCCGCCGCCGGTACCTTCTTCTTTGGCCAGCCACTGGCGAGCACTTCAGCGCCACCCGCAGTCAATGCCGGCGTCAGCTCAATTTTCggatcaacagcagcagtcagcaccagcatcagcacaGCAGCCGCCAGCTCAGTCAGCCCCAATAGTACTGCCGTCGTGGCCCCATCTAATCCACAGCCGTTTAGCTTTGGAACAGCTACTAAGAAACCCGAGGAGACGACAACGGCAAAGCCCTTTGTCTTTGGCTCCGGCGGATTGGGagcaacaacgacgacgacgacgacaatgCCTAGCTTTGGCTGGCCCAGTAATGGAGCCACGGGGATgaacagcagcaccagcagcggcggcagcagtgCAGTCACCAGCACAGCGGCGGTGTCATCCTCACAGGGTATTATGATGACCCAGCCTATATTTGCCAGCAGCAGTGCTATGTTTGGAGCTCCCAGCAGCattaccagcagcagcagcagcagctcactATTCGGTTCGACGGCCACAACAGCGGCAGCCACTCCGGCGGCTGTTAGCTTGGGTGGAAACGGAGGTCTTGCCACCGTCTTTGGAAATGTGGGTAACTCCATGGTGGCGCCCGTAGCCACACCAGCTGCAACGCTTGCGACTGCTGCCTCGGGGCCGCTGGCCAATATCTTTGGCAATCCCACGGCCATTGCCGCGCCagcttcatcatcatcatcgtcaacATCGGCGTTTGGAAGCGGCAGTGGAGGATTTGGACAAGGCGCTGCTGCAGCCACGACCCCGGCATTGGGCCAGGGAGGAGGATCAACGAAGCCTGCATTTAACTTTGGAGGAGCAGTAGCTGCCACGGCAACT CAGTCCTCCGGTGCTCCATTCAACTTTGGCTCCAGCACTGCGGCAGCCGCCAAGCCAACATTCAATTTTACGGGTTCGGTAACGACGGCCTCTACACCGCAGGCGGGCGCATTTACCTTCACGGCAAATCCAACGGCCGGTCCTCTAGCAGCCGGCGAT GCCCAGGGTATCTTTCGGTTTGGTGCTCCATCAGCGGCGGCGGAAATAGGAGGAGCGGGATTAGCGGGACCGGGAGAAGCCGCtgcctccacctcctcctttGCAATTGGCGGTGTGCCGCCGATGTTCAATTTAAGCTACGCAACGCCGCAAACAGAGATGCAG CTTCAATCAGCCAGCCGGCCAGTCTGCCCAAAATTCGCAGATGGTTCGTCGCAAGGTGCGTACTCCTATGCGCCGCCTGCCGCCCCGGTAGAAATGGCATCGCAATCGGCCGCCAAGGTAGCTGCTGTTCAGGccgccataaaaataaaattgtcgAATGCGATGAAGAggaaggtggaggaggagaaggagcgaGGGCCGCAGCTGCTGGAGATGGAGCGGCTTCGAAAGCAGAGTCTGATTAACAAGTACCGTTATGTGCGGGGAGTAaaaagtgcagcagcagcagcagcagcagcaccaagaccaccaccaccaccagaaGTAGTCAAAACAGCAGTAGCCTCCGCATCAGCATCCCAGGTGACAGGTGTTCGACTTCCTTTTTTCAATAGGAACATCAGCatcagaaacaacaacaaccgaaGCCAAGATGCTCCCCAGAATATCAGCTGGGAAGACAGCAACAACCGGGTGGCATCGGCCACACAACCGCAGTGGACGGGAAGTGGAACTGCCCCCGCTACTGGAGCCAATCGACGCAGTCTCTTCAAGTATGTGCGATGCGACACTAAAGCGACGACGGGAAGACGCTTCTCAACTGactga